The following are encoded together in the Phaseolus vulgaris cultivar G19833 chromosome 9, P. vulgaris v2.0, whole genome shotgun sequence genome:
- the LOC137821595 gene encoding NDR1/HIN1-like protein 26: MSKITIPSPKHCAAKEGLKIKSNYKKLYFSLSACFTSILLLILLIWLVLHPAKPQFSLKEVDIYQLSLSGPNLNSSIQLTLLSKNPNQKVGIYYDEIQVYATYKAQQITGDTPVPPFYQGQEESNLITASLVGNILPVAPSLGYELGRDQIVGRLVLNLKANGKLRWKVGTWVSGRYRFNVNCVAMNAFGPSTPAGPLTSKQGTQCSTTI, encoded by the coding sequence ATGTCTAAAATCACAATACCCTCTCCAAAACACTGTGCTGccaaagaaggattgaaaattAAGAGCAACTACAAGAAGCTCTACTTCAGTTTATCAGCCTGTTTTACCTCAATCCTACTACTAATACTTCTTATTTGGCTCGTCCTCCACCCTGCCAAGCCTCAATTCTCCCTCAAAGAAGTTGACATCTACCAGCTCAGTCTCTCAGGCCCCAACCTCAACTCCTCCATCCAACTCACCCTTCTCTCCAAGAACCCGAACCAGAAAGTTGGCATTTACTACGATGAGATTCAAGTCTATGCAACCTACAAGGCGCAGCAAATTACCGGTGACACCCCTGTGCCACCCTTCTACCAGGGCCAAGAGGAGAGTAATCTCATAACAGCCTCTCTGGTGGGAAACATTTTACCTGTGGCTCCCTCTCTTGGCTATGAACTGGGTCGTGATCAAATTGTTGGAAGACTAGTTTTGAATCTGAAAGCCAATGGAAAGCTTCGTTGGAAGGTGGGAACATGGGTCTCTGGACGTTACAGGTTCAATGTTAATTGTGTTGCTATGAATGCCTTTGGACCCTCTACTCCTGCTGGTCCTCTCACTTCCAAGCAAGGGACGCAGTGCTCTACCACAATTTAA